Sequence from the Candidatus Poribacteria bacterium genome:
GGGCCTCTCAGGCGAAGCGGCCCTGATGGGGAACCTGTTCGCCAACACCACCCATGAGGATATAGAGAACAACATCATCGTGATAAACCACGACGTCGTTCCGCCATCGATGGCCGGCAAGGGGAAAAGGATGAGGCTCAGGGATTTCCACGCCATGGGGAAAGGGCTGACGGGGTTTGTCGAGCTCCAGGAGGGAAGGGAGGTAACGGTCGCCGGGATGGACAGAAAGGCCGGAAAGCTCTGGTGTAGCAGCGGCGAGGTGGTCTGGACGGAGGATACGGTTCACTGCCGAACGAGCATCGGCGTGAGGGTGAGGGACGCCAAACGGATAGGCAGGGAGAGCTTCGGACACCACCAGGCCCTCGCCTATGGGAACTGGACGGAGGAGCTCAAGATGCTCGGCAGAATATTGAAGATAGAGGTGCGATGTCTGAGCGAGGATTAAAATCGAGGTATTCAAGGAGGATCGAGATGGACAGGAAGACAAGGATATACGTGATATTCCCTTCAAGCGGCCTGGATCACAGGGGGGCGTGGAAACAGGAGGAGATCAGGCGGAAGGTGATGTCGAATGAGAGAATGCTCGAGGAGATCGAGAGGAGATGCGAAGATGTGGAGTTTGTCGGCAGGATTAACTTGATAGATGAGGATAGATTGGACCGGATAAGCAGATCCCACTATGGAATGACGGAGGAGGAGAGACTGTTCAGGGCCGAGACGCATCGGATCGCCCAGCAGAGGAGAAGGGCCGCCATCGAGGAGGTGAGAAACTCGCTCCACGAGCTGGACGGGATCCTCATCTTCGGTCCACCGTGGGGTGAACTGATCGATACGGGATTGCCCATCATAGCCGTCTTCCCCATGTGGGGGATGTGGATGTCGGGGTTTAACCCCAGGGCATACAGAGAGAAGGGGATCCTGATAGGCTATCTGCCCGTGGTAAGGGATGCCTCCGAGTCCGTCTTCTCGGCCAGATTGGACGATTTGGCGGGGAAAATAAGGCTGATCCAGGCGCTGTCGAGGATGAAGGGGATGAAGGCCCTTGTCGTCACCGATCGCCCTGTCCTGGGAGAGTTCGAACCCACCCCTCTCCAGGTGAGGGGCGATAGAAAGCGATATGAGGAGATCTACCTCCGTAATCTGAGAGAGACGTTCGGGATGGAGCTGGTGGCGATACCGCAGCGGGAGATGGTTGAAAGGATGAAGAGGGTCGATGAGGAGAAGGCAAGGAGGGTGGCACGGAAGTGGATCGACGAGTCGGCCGGGATAAGAGGGCCGAGTGAGGAGGAAGTGGTGAAATCCGCCAGGCTGTATCTGGCGATGAAGGAGTTGATGGAGAAATACGATTGCCAGGCGATAACCACGGAAGGATATGGCGTCTTTGCGGAATACAGCGGAGGACCTATCCCCTCCCAGGGTTTGCCCTCATCTCAGCTCTGTACCGACGGTGTTGTGGCCACCTCCGAGACACTGATAGATTCGCTCGTAACGCAGCAGATCGGCCTTCATGTCACCGGAAGCACCGGGTTTAACGGCGACTACATAATAGATCCGTTCAACGAGGTGGCCATCATCGGCCACTGCGAATGTCCCTTTAATCCCTGGGGGGATGAGAGAAGAGTGCCCTATGTCATCAGAAGCCTGCCCCGCTGGCAGGAGGGACAGGGTGGTGCGTGTGTTCAGGTGAACCTACCGACGGGCGAGAGGGTCACCGTGGCGAGGCTGAGCGTATATGACAGGAAGATGACGCTCTTCACCGGTGAGGCCGTGGACGGCAGGGAGCTTTTTGAGGATTGGGAGGATCTGGCGTGCAGGACGAAACTGGCGGTCAGAACCGATACGGAAAAGCTGCTCGAAAACCTTGACTGGCAGATCTTCGGCCACCACAGGGTGGCCTTCTACGGCGATCACAGGAGGATGTTCAAGGACCTCGCCACCTTGATAGGATATGAGATCGTGGAGGGAGGATAAAGATATAACCGTCGAACTTAACGGAAGGAGGTGATTGCTGCATTTTATACGATGTTGGGGGAACCACAAATTAGGAGGCTGAGCCATGAGTGATCGTAAGGTGAGGATCTATACCCTGTTCCTCTCATCCGGTCGGCCTGTCGGATATGAGGCCTATCGGAGGTATCACCCCGATGTGAAGATAATGAACAACGGGGAGATACTGGATGAGATCAAGAGGGAAGCCGAAGGGGTGGAATTCATCGGCACACCCGAGCCCGTGAGGGCTGAGGATGCCATCCCGAAGATAAAGGAGAGGGAGGACATAGACGGTCTCCTCGTCTTCGGCCCTCCTCCGGACGGGTTGATATCGATCGGGTTGCCTATGGTGGCCGTAGAACGACCCCTTGAAGGATGCACGACCGTGCCCTTCCACTCCTACAGAGGGAGCAAGGTTGTGACCTCCTTCCTTCCGGCACATCGTGATAAGAATCCCGAAGTCTACTCCTCACGAATACGGGACATTGTGAGGAAGATAGAGCTGATATCCGCCATAGCGAGGATGAAAGGCCTGAGGATATTGGTGGTGACGGATCTGCCCCCTCTGGGTTACTTCGAACCCATAGGCCTTCAGATTGAGAGGGGCAGAGAGGAGTATGAGGAGACATACACTAGGAACCTGAAGGAGACTCTTGGGGCTGAGCTCGTGCCGGTGCCTCAGAGGGAATTGATCGAGAAGATGAAAGCTGCAGATGAGGGAGAGGCCAAGGAGATAGCGGAGGAATGGATAAAGGGAGCGATTGCGCTTAGAGGTACGAACGAGGAGGAGGTGGTTAAATCGGCGAAGCTGTACATCGCCATGAGGGAACTGATGAGGGAACATGACTGCGGTGCCATAACCACCGAAGGATACGGCTGGCCTCCCCTCGGATATGGGGCGGGCATTCCATCTCAGGGTCTGCCCTCAACGCAGTTCTGCACAGACGGGGTGGTGGTGACCTCTGAAACCCTCACGGATTGCCTGATCACCCAGCAGCTGGGGTTGCACATAACCGGCAGCGCGGGTTTCATGGGGGATTACACGATAGATCCCGTAATCGATATGGCCATAATCGCTCACTGTGAGGGCTCGCTCAGGCCATATGGGGATGAGAGGAAGGCGCCTTATATCATAAGGAACCTACCGTTCGTTCCGGAGAATACGGGTGGGGCATGCGTGCAGATAAACTACCCGATAGGTGAGAAGGTAACGGTGGCAAAGATAAGCATCTATAAGAGGAGGCTCTCCCTCTTCACGGGAGAGAGCGTCTCCGGGGAGGAGCTCTTCCCATACTGGGATGATGTGCTGGGCAGGACGAAGGTGGCGATTAAGACGGATGGGAGGAAGCTGATAGAGAACGTCGACTGGAGAAGCTTCGGCAATCACAGGGTTGTCTTCTTCGGGGATTACAAACGGGATTTCGAGGATATGGCCAGGTTGATCGGCTTCGAGGTCGTGGAGTCCGCATAACGCCCGATCAGAGCCAGGGCCGCCCTCTACGGAGAGCGGCCCTGATTTGAGGTGGTGTAAGAGGTGATTGAGGATGCGCAAATCAAATCTGATGAGCTTAACTGTGACATTCGCCTTGCTTCTTGCCACATCGGCTTTCGCTAAGGATCTGAAACTCACCGTCATCTACGATAACAACCCTTTTGACAAGAGGCTGGAGACGAGATGGGGTTTCTCCTGCCTCGTGGAGGGGACGGAGAAGAGAATACTGTTCGACGTGGGGGGCGAGGGGAAAGTGCTGCTCAGAAACATGAAAAAGCTCTCCATAGACCCCAAATCGGTGGACGTGGTGGTGCTCTCCCATATACACTACGACCACATCGGCGGGCTTCCCGACTTCCTGAAGGTGAACGGCGACGTGACCGTCTACATGCCGAAATCGCTCCCACAGAGCGTCAAGGATACCGTCAGAAAGGCGGGCGCGAAACTGGTGGAGGTCGGCGATAAGCCGGTGAAGATCTGCAAGGGCGTCTACTCCACGGGAGAGCTGGGAAGCTGGATTAAGGAGGAGTCCCTCGTGATAAAGACCGCCAAGGGGGCCGTGGTGATAACCGGCTGCGCTCACCCGGGCGTCGTGAACATCGTCAGAAAGGCGAAGGAGATAGCGGGAGGCGACATCTACCTGGTTTTGGGCGGCTTCCACCTGTGCTGGATGAACGCCTGGAAGATAAGAGGAATCATCAAGGACGTGGAGAAGGAGAAGGTCACGAAGATCGCCCCCTGTCACTGCTCAGGGGATCTGGCCAGAAAGATGTTTGAGGACGCATATAAGGATAACTTCATCCTGGTGGGCGTGGGCAGGAGGATCAAGGTGGAGGACGCCTTCCCCGATCCTGAAGGCCGAGATGTGAAGGCGGATGTCAGATGTAACGGGAAGGAGCCGGTGGTTTTGGCCGATGTCAAGAAGGGGGTGGAGGAGCAAAAGGCCGATCTCAGATGACAGGGCAGAAGGTGGAGGGATGATCTCCGATCTATTGAAGCTGCTGACGGGCGGTTTCACCATGGGCTGGGGGCCGTGTCTCGCCTATACCGCTCCCCTGCTGCTGCCCTACATCGGCGGCACGAAGGCGAGCTGGCGAGCGGGGCTGAGGGTCGGCTTGATGTTCTCCCTCGGCAGGCTCATATCCCTCGTCATCTTGGGCGCCCTCGCCACGGTCGCCTTCAAAACGATCAACCGCTTCTTCCCGCCCACCAGATCGGGCTACTTACATCTCGTCACTGCGCTCTTCATGGTGACGTTGGGCGTTCTCATCCTGTTGGATAAGGGGTTTAGGACCCCCATCGGCGGGGCCTGGAGGAAGAGGGTGCTGGATAGGGGCGATGAGAGCATGCTGTTTTTGGGCTTCCTGGTGGGCCTCTCGCCGTGCGCACCGCTTGTGGCGGTGCTTACATACATCGCCTGCACGGCGGGAAACCTCGCCTCGGGGGCGTTATATGCCCTCTCCTTCGGCATAGGCACGGCCTTCTCGGCGATAGCTGTGTCGGCCCTGACCGGCCTTTTCCCCGAGAGGATATTCAGGGGAAAGAGGCCGCGCAGGGTCTTTCAGATCGTCTGCGGCGCCATTTTGATCCTCTTCGGGGCACAGCTCATCTATTACGTGCAAGATGTTATGTTTTGAAGATGGGATAGGGATGTCGGTATGCTGTAAACGCCTCATATACTGGCTTCTGCTGACGACCACGACTGTCGGCGGGGGAATAACCGCCGATCTGATCCTGAAGACGGGGTCCTTTCCCATCTTCGTTCGGGCCCTGGGCCTCATCGGCATGATATCGGCCCACTTCCCCCTTAAGAGATCGGGGAGGGTGCTCCGCTCCCTGGGAGAGCCCAAGGGGTGGGGATGCACAAGCCGGCTGGTCACCACGGATATCTACCGATGCGTCAGACACCCCCATCACCTGGGGATAGGCATCTTCATGACATCCCTCGGCTTAGCTATCGGGCATCCCTGCTCCTTTCTCATCATCACTCTCTCCCAATGGGCCTGGGTCATCTGGTTTCTGTTCACGATCGAGGAGAGAGAACTGAGGGAGAAGTTCGGGGAGAAGTATGAGGCGTATAGCCGGGAGGTGCCCATGCTTCTCCCGAAACTGTCCTGTGTTTTCAAGCTTCTGTTCGGCAAACGGCTTTCAGTCGGCGATGACTGATCGCCCCTCAATTTCAACGATCAGGAGGGTTAAAAATGGAGCTTAAGGTGAAACCCGTTCTGACATACGGGGTCTATCAAAGAAGGGAGGCGACGAGCTGGCGGCCATGGGGAGGGATACAGACCGAGGAGGACGCCCAAGAGGAGGTTCGAAGGATAGAGGGCGAATTGGGCGATCTGGCCTCGAAGGCTTCCCTCCCGCTGAAGATGTTCCCCGTTTCACCTCTGAAATCGGCGGAAGATCTATCAGGAGTG
This genomic interval carries:
- a CDS encoding isoprenylcysteine carboxylmethyltransferase family protein gives rise to the protein MSVCCKRLIYWLLLTTTTVGGGITADLILKTGSFPIFVRALGLIGMISAHFPLKRSGRVLRSLGEPKGWGCTSRLVTTDIYRCVRHPHHLGIGIFMTSLGLAIGHPCSFLIITLSQWAWVIWFLFTIEERELREKFGEKYEAYSREVPMLLPKLSCVFKLLFGKRLSVGDD
- a CDS encoding sulfite exporter TauE/SafE family protein translates to MSRRGWRSKRPISDDRAEGGGMISDLLKLLTGGFTMGWGPCLAYTAPLLLPYIGGTKASWRAGLRVGLMFSLGRLISLVILGALATVAFKTINRFFPPTRSGYLHLVTALFMVTLGVLILLDKGFRTPIGGAWRKRVLDRGDESMLFLGFLVGLSPCAPLVAVLTYIACTAGNLASGALYALSFGIGTAFSAIAVSALTGLFPERIFRGKRPRRVFQIVCGAILILFGAQLIYYVQDVMF
- a CDS encoding MBL fold metallo-hydrolase, yielding MRKSNLMSLTVTFALLLATSAFAKDLKLTVIYDNNPFDKRLETRWGFSCLVEGTEKRILFDVGGEGKVLLRNMKKLSIDPKSVDVVVLSHIHYDHIGGLPDFLKVNGDVTVYMPKSLPQSVKDTVRKAGAKLVEVGDKPVKICKGVYSTGELGSWIKEESLVIKTAKGAVVITGCAHPGVVNIVRKAKEIAGGDIYLVLGGFHLCWMNAWKIRGIIKDVEKEKVTKIAPCHCSGDLARKMFEDAYKDNFILVGVGRRIKVEDAFPDPEGRDVKADVRCNGKEPVVLADVKKGVEEQKADLR